A region of Chlamydia crocodili DNA encodes the following proteins:
- a CDS encoding 4-hydroxy-tetrahydrodipicolinate reductase, giving the protein MRVGIIGCSGRMGTLLGTSLKSITRFTLGPGFSRTSAHSLSSVIENNDVLVDFSSSSFSEELLMALLCNPKPLIFATTKPVASLSIDKKLEDLAAYVPVIVCPNTSLGAYVQKRLAILLASVFDDTYDIRITEVHHREKKDLISGTANELVSILCDTKQKEWQQEYSVGSNSDNVKNIELHASRVGNISGEHEIAFISDKEQITLRHTVFSREVFVEGVLRILDWLLNESPSPGYYGPEVGLKVSV; this is encoded by the coding sequence ATGCGTGTTGGTATTATCGGATGTTCAGGAAGAATGGGAACGTTACTCGGCACTTCATTGAAATCAATCACACGCTTTACTTTAGGCCCGGGATTTTCCAGAACGAGTGCGCATTCTTTATCCTCTGTTATAGAAAATAACGATGTTCTTGTAGATTTTTCTTCTTCATCTTTTTCTGAAGAACTTCTTATGGCTTTGCTTTGTAATCCCAAACCTTTAATTTTTGCTACGACTAAACCCGTAGCGTCTTTGTCTATAGATAAAAAATTAGAAGATTTAGCTGCTTATGTTCCTGTTATTGTTTGTCCAAATACGAGCTTAGGGGCCTACGTACAGAAACGTTTAGCTATTTTACTTGCTAGTGTTTTCGATGATACTTACGATATCCGTATTACTGAGGTGCATCATAGAGAGAAAAAAGATCTGATCTCAGGAACCGCTAACGAATTGGTCTCCATTCTTTGTGATACTAAACAAAAAGAATGGCAACAGGAATATAGCGTTGGGTCTAACTCTGACAATGTGAAAAATATTGAATTACATGCATCACGGGTGGGCAACATTTCAGGAGAGCATGAAATAGCCTTTATCAGTGATAAAGAGCAAATCACTTTACGGCATACTGTCTTTTCTCGTGAAGTCTTTGTTGAGGGAGTTTTGAGAATTTTAGATTGGTTGTTAAACGAATCTCCATCTCCCGGATATTACGGACCTGAAGTAGGGCTAAAGGTTTCTGTATGA
- a CDS encoding phenylalanine 4-monooxygenase: protein MAHHIATILSNSENYSDTLLNSRLPLWEAYCPQVFFEYLEVLRLVKGSPIDFNHINDIIVSKSGFSLSPTEDYLPPHNYLLDLSEKRFPIATQMRALDDDGFSILPDLIHDLFCHVPWLLHPEFMEFFFTMGQLFIKAIHRAKEIYPIEDQPRILNSNALAISRCFWFTVENGLIEEQGARKAYGAAILSSTEQLSYTFNNNVFVSPFKTEHIIQRPYNPSSLQTTLFFIHEFSELNDISEKMQLFLEQGQLDFIVFGPHDIYYQDIIRFLKDHVLL from the coding sequence ATGGCTCATCATATCGCCACAATACTTTCTAACTCTGAAAATTATTCGGATACCCTCTTAAATTCTCGGCTTCCTTTATGGGAAGCTTACTGTCCTCAAGTTTTTTTTGAATATTTAGAGGTTCTACGCTTAGTTAAAGGATCACCTATAGACTTCAACCATATAAATGATATCATAGTATCAAAATCAGGATTTTCATTATCACCAACAGAAGATTATCTCCCACCGCATAATTATTTACTTGATTTAAGTGAGAAGCGTTTTCCTATAGCCACACAAATGCGCGCCTTGGACGACGACGGTTTTTCTATTCTTCCTGATCTGATTCACGATTTATTTTGCCACGTTCCTTGGCTGCTACATCCCGAATTTATGGAATTTTTCTTTACTATGGGACAGCTGTTCATAAAAGCTATACATAGGGCGAAGGAGATCTACCCTATAGAAGATCAACCTCGCATCCTCAATAGTAACGCTCTTGCGATCTCAAGATGTTTTTGGTTTACGGTAGAAAACGGTCTTATTGAAGAACAGGGGGCAAGGAAGGCTTACGGAGCTGCTATATTAAGCTCGACTGAACAATTATCTTATACTTTTAATAACAATGTGTTTGTTTCTCCATTTAAAACGGAACACATTATACAGCGTCCTTACAACCCAAGTTCGCTGCAAACAACACTTTTTTTCATTCATGAGTTTAGCGAATTAAATGATATCTCAGAAAAAATGCAGCTCTTTCTAGAACAAGGACAACTTGATTTCATTGTCTTTGGTCCCCATGACATATATTATCAAGATATCATCCGCTTTTTAAAAGACCATGTCCTCTTATAA